A region from the Catellatospora sp. TT07R-123 genome encodes:
- a CDS encoding RDD family protein — MTAPGRQPYAGIVSRLGGLAIDASLLALAASLVVTGVPSVWATLEGHSPGWLDATTGLIAALLPVLYFAACWWLTGQTVGCLLLGTVVRRIDGRHLGPGRALLRAVVGLAFPPVWLLGLLGVLTDDHRRAWHDRLFGTVVQYVPRRRLPR, encoded by the coding sequence GTGACGGCGCCCGGCCGTCAGCCGTACGCCGGAATCGTCTCGCGCCTGGGGGGCCTCGCCATCGACGCCAGCCTGCTCGCGCTGGCCGCGTCACTGGTCGTGACCGGTGTGCCCAGCGTCTGGGCGACGCTGGAGGGCCACTCCCCCGGCTGGCTCGACGCGACCACCGGGCTGATCGCGGCCCTGCTGCCGGTGCTGTACTTCGCCGCCTGCTGGTGGCTGACCGGCCAGACCGTCGGCTGCCTGCTGCTGGGCACCGTGGTCCGGCGTATCGACGGCCGCCACCTCGGGCCGGGCCGCGCCCTGCTGCGCGCCGTGGTCGGCCTCGCCTTCCCGCCGGTCTGGCTGCTCGGCCTGCTCGGCGTGCTCACCGACGACCACCGCCGCGCCTGGCACGACCGCCTGTTCGGCACCGTGGTCCAGTACGTCCCCCGCCGCCGCCTGCCGCGCTGA
- a CDS encoding DUF47 domain-containing protein, with amino-acid sequence MRLRRVIDDLAGRAPRRVLSIVIAQIDAALEGVVLAAAVTIGELEPPLARLRIAEVEHVGDAHRGRLVAELGAALTTPIDREDLFRLSRSVDDVLDHLRDYVRETDLYGVRLDAGAVAMLEQVAVGLRELRRALDRLLERPAEAAEAALAAHKRSGRVRHLYAQALADLLSGDITAPVLKQRELLRRLDVVGLRLAECADALADAMLKRSL; translated from the coding sequence ATGAGGCTGCGGCGGGTGATCGACGACCTGGCGGGGCGGGCGCCGCGGCGGGTGCTGTCCATCGTGATCGCCCAGATCGACGCGGCCCTGGAAGGGGTCGTGCTGGCCGCGGCGGTGACCATCGGGGAGCTGGAGCCGCCGCTGGCCCGGCTGCGGATCGCCGAGGTCGAGCACGTCGGCGACGCGCACCGGGGACGGCTGGTCGCCGAGCTGGGGGCGGCGCTGACCACCCCGATCGACCGGGAGGACCTGTTCCGGCTGTCGCGGTCGGTCGACGACGTCCTGGACCACCTGCGCGACTACGTACGCGAGACCGATCTCTACGGGGTCCGCCTGGACGCGGGGGCGGTGGCGATGCTGGAGCAGGTCGCGGTCGGGCTGCGCGAGCTGCGCCGGGCGCTGGACCGGCTGCTGGAGCGGCCCGCCGAGGCGGCCGAGGCGGCGCTGGCCGCCCACAAGCGCTCCGGCCGGGTGCGCCACCTCTACGCCCAGGCCCTGGCGGACCTGCTCAGCGGCGACATCACCGCCCCGGTCCTGAAGCAGCGGGAGCTGCTGCGCCGCCTGGACGTGGTAGGGCTGCGCCTGGCCGAGTGCGCCGACGCGCTCGCCGACGCCATGCTCAAACGCAGCCTCTGA
- a CDS encoding LacI family DNA-binding transcriptional regulator — translation MDSADSIGLPDAGRRRAEVSVTRIADLAGVSVPTVSKVINGRSGVSAATRARIEELIREHGYRKPENSETTPSVELVFQALDSLWALEIVRGVEQVVGPRGLAVSVTQMQGRLTPGRSWAQEVLARRPVGVIAVSAELTGAQLAHLSSRAIPVVALDPTGEPVHRVPSVGAMNWNGGLLAARHLLDLGHRRIAMVNGPAELFCCRARLDGFRAAMDAAGVPVDDRLVRQAPLYVEGGLREGRHLLELPDPPTAVFTANDLQALGVYEAARAAGLRVPQDLSVIGFDDLLFTQWSVPALTTVRQPLLQMGATAAEMVLDLASGRPPAQDRVELSTTLVVRQSTAPPRPDR, via the coding sequence GTGGACAGTGCGGACTCCATCGGCCTGCCCGACGCCGGGCGTCGGCGCGCGGAGGTCTCAGTGACCAGGATCGCCGATCTTGCGGGCGTGTCCGTGCCGACGGTGTCCAAGGTGATCAACGGCCGCTCCGGGGTGTCAGCCGCCACGCGTGCGCGGATCGAGGAGCTGATCCGTGAGCACGGATACCGCAAACCCGAGAACTCGGAGACCACGCCGTCGGTGGAGCTGGTCTTCCAGGCGCTGGACAGCCTGTGGGCGCTGGAGATCGTGCGTGGTGTCGAGCAGGTCGTCGGTCCGCGCGGCCTGGCCGTCTCTGTCACCCAGATGCAGGGAAGGCTCACCCCCGGGCGGTCGTGGGCGCAGGAGGTGCTGGCCCGGCGACCGGTAGGAGTGATCGCGGTGTCGGCGGAGCTGACCGGGGCGCAGCTCGCGCATCTGTCCAGCCGAGCCATCCCGGTGGTGGCGCTGGACCCGACGGGAGAGCCGGTGCACCGGGTGCCGTCGGTCGGCGCCATGAACTGGAACGGAGGGCTGCTGGCGGCCCGCCACCTGCTCGACCTCGGCCACCGCCGGATCGCGATGGTCAACGGGCCGGCCGAACTGTTCTGCTGCCGGGCCCGGCTGGACGGTTTCCGCGCGGCGATGGACGCCGCCGGGGTGCCGGTCGACGACCGTCTGGTCCGGCAGGCTCCGCTGTATGTCGAGGGCGGGTTGCGGGAAGGCCGCCACCTGCTCGAACTGCCCGACCCCCCGACGGCCGTCTTCACGGCCAACGACCTGCAGGCGCTCGGTGTGTACGAGGCGGCGCGCGCGGCCGGGCTGCGGGTTCCGCAGGACCTGAGCGTAATCGGCTTCGACGACCTGCTGTTCACCCAGTGGTCGGTGCCCGCGCTGACGACCGTGCGGCAGCCGCTGCTGCAGATGGGTGCGACAGCGGCTGAGATGGTGCTGGACCTGGCCTCGGGTCGGCCCCCCGCGCAGGATCGGGTCGAGCTGTCGACGACGCTGGTCGTCAGGCAGAGCACAGCGCCACCGCGTCCGGACCGCTGA
- a CDS encoding cellulose binding domain-containing protein, with product MRSLFRSGRLRTAVAFTAAGLLLGAVLAVPTLSAAADTSTKYLGVFRQTSPTDIPAGTVSRYGVTPASVQWFDSWATGNAFNAADARTLWSQGIMMHYTWEPWNTALGVSDPNQIHLQDIIDGKWDAYIRARGAEFASVGAPIMVRWGHEFNGNWYPWGIVNNSSNPALYVSAFRRVHDLVVAAGATNVQWVWCFNNSPTPNASYNEPARSYPGDAYVDWVAIDGYNWGLGPSWDPGGNYWTSFDSMFASAYAAARAVAPRRPVMIAEVGSSEDGGNKAQWINDMSTVLQSGRYPDLKLVTYFDQDKEERWSGTSSSAVQSAFTTWVNQAYMKGRGADLAQVAAQYKGTTTPTPSNPTSPAPSPSPSPSPSPSPSPSQPSTGACSATYRTVNSWPGGFEGEVTVRAGSSVISGWTTRWTLAGGQTISQLWNGTLAVSGSAVTVKNLNWNGTIAANGTTKFGFLAGGSPSTPALTCTSP from the coding sequence ATGAGAAGCCTGTTCAGGTCCGGGCGGCTGCGAACAGCAGTCGCCTTCACCGCTGCCGGTCTCCTACTGGGTGCGGTGCTGGCCGTGCCGACGCTGAGCGCGGCCGCGGACACCTCGACGAAGTACCTGGGGGTGTTCCGGCAGACGAGCCCCACCGACATCCCCGCGGGAACGGTCAGCCGCTACGGGGTCACTCCGGCGAGCGTCCAGTGGTTCGACAGCTGGGCCACCGGCAACGCGTTCAACGCCGCGGACGCCAGGACGCTGTGGAGCCAGGGGATCATGATGCATTACACCTGGGAGCCCTGGAACACGGCCCTCGGCGTGAGCGACCCCAACCAGATCCACCTGCAGGACATCATCGACGGCAAGTGGGACGCCTACATCAGAGCCCGCGGCGCCGAGTTCGCCTCCGTGGGCGCACCGATCATGGTGCGCTGGGGCCACGAGTTCAACGGCAACTGGTACCCGTGGGGCATCGTCAACAACAGCAGCAACCCCGCCCTGTACGTCAGCGCCTTCCGGCGGGTCCACGACCTCGTCGTCGCCGCGGGCGCCACCAACGTGCAGTGGGTGTGGTGCTTCAACAACAGCCCGACCCCCAACGCCTCGTACAACGAACCGGCACGCTCCTACCCCGGTGACGCCTACGTCGACTGGGTCGCGATCGACGGCTACAACTGGGGTCTCGGTCCGTCCTGGGATCCGGGCGGCAACTACTGGACGAGCTTCGACTCCATGTTCGCCAGCGCATACGCCGCCGCACGCGCCGTCGCCCCCAGGCGTCCGGTGATGATCGCCGAAGTCGGGTCCAGCGAGGACGGCGGGAACAAAGCCCAGTGGATCAACGACATGTCCACCGTGCTGCAATCGGGCCGCTACCCCGACCTGAAACTGGTCACCTACTTCGACCAGGACAAGGAGGAGCGGTGGTCGGGCACGTCGTCGTCGGCCGTCCAATCCGCCTTCACCACCTGGGTCAACCAGGCGTACATGAAGGGCCGGGGAGCCGACCTGGCACAGGTGGCCGCCCAGTACAAGGGAACGACCACGCCCACCCCCTCGAACCCGACCTCGCCCGCTCCCTCCCCGTCGCCCTCTCCCTCCCCCTCTCCCTCCCCGTCGCCGTCCCAGCCGTCGACGGGCGCCTGCTCGGCGACCTACCGCACCGTCAACTCCTGGCCCGGCGGATTCGAGGGCGAGGTCACGGTGCGCGCCGGGAGCTCGGTGATCAGCGGCTGGACGACCCGCTGGACGCTCGCCGGCGGGCAGACGATCAGCCAGCTCTGGAACGGCACGCTGGCGGTGAGCGGATCCGCGGTGACGGTCAAGAACCTGAACTGGAACGGCACGATCGCCGCCAACGGCACGACGAAGTTCGGGTTCCTCGCCGGCGGATCGCCGTCGACGCCTGCACTCACCTGCACCAGCCCGTGA
- a CDS encoding MFS transporter, which yields MVVLDATIVNIALPQMQVDLQITDAQRQWVLTAYTLTFGGLLLLGGRVADYWGRKRTFIVGAIGFALASALGGAAQDGTTLFAARGLQGVFGALLAPAGLALLTVLFTEAKERAKAFAVYGAIAGGGAAIGLLLGGVLTEYANWRWCLLVNIPIAIIAIAAALPVVPESRAHGNTRYDIPGAVTVTLGLIGVVYGLTKAAEPAYGWESPVSLGFLGGGLLLLAMFVVIQLKSKHPLLPLRIVLDRNRGGAYLSGTLTGAGLMGAFFFLTFYFQGILGYTPIEAGLASLPISAGVFISAGAASQLMPRLGAKPLMVAGAVLAAGAMFFLTQIGLGTSYATHVLPGALVLGLGLGFTFVPLSSLALVGVPEHDAGAASATLNATQQVGGSLGAALLSTFALNASASYLTEHIADGPLPLVQANAAVHGYTVAFAWGGGLLVFSALVILLLIKVNKKDLPTEGAIHVG from the coding sequence ATGGTGGTGCTCGACGCGACCATCGTGAACATCGCGCTGCCGCAGATGCAGGTCGACCTGCAGATCACCGACGCGCAGCGGCAGTGGGTGCTCACCGCGTACACGCTGACCTTCGGCGGCCTGCTGCTGCTCGGCGGCCGCGTCGCCGACTACTGGGGCCGCAAGCGCACCTTCATCGTCGGCGCCATCGGCTTCGCGCTCGCCTCCGCCCTCGGCGGCGCCGCGCAGGACGGGACCACCCTGTTCGCCGCGCGCGGCCTCCAGGGCGTGTTCGGCGCGCTGCTCGCCCCGGCCGGCCTGGCCCTGCTGACCGTGCTGTTCACCGAGGCCAAGGAGCGGGCCAAGGCCTTCGCCGTGTACGGCGCCATCGCCGGCGGCGGCGCCGCCATCGGCCTGCTGCTCGGCGGCGTGCTCACCGAGTACGCGAACTGGCGCTGGTGCCTGCTGGTCAACATCCCGATCGCGATCATCGCGATCGCCGCGGCGCTGCCCGTCGTGCCCGAGAGCCGTGCCCACGGCAACACCCGCTACGACATCCCCGGCGCCGTCACCGTCACCCTCGGCCTCATCGGCGTCGTGTACGGCCTCACCAAGGCCGCCGAGCCCGCGTACGGCTGGGAGTCGCCGGTGTCGCTGGGCTTCCTCGGCGGCGGCCTGCTGCTGCTGGCCATGTTCGTGGTCATCCAGCTGAAGTCGAAGCACCCGCTGCTGCCGCTGCGCATCGTGCTCGACCGCAACCGGGGCGGGGCCTACCTGTCCGGCACCCTCACCGGCGCCGGGCTCATGGGCGCGTTCTTCTTCCTCACCTTCTACTTCCAGGGCATCCTCGGCTACACCCCGATCGAGGCGGGCCTGGCCTCGCTGCCGATCTCGGCGGGCGTGTTCATCTCCGCGGGCGCCGCGAGCCAGCTCATGCCCAGGCTCGGCGCCAAGCCGCTGATGGTGGCCGGAGCCGTGCTCGCCGCCGGGGCGATGTTCTTCCTCACCCAGATCGGCCTGGGCACCTCGTACGCCACCCACGTGCTGCCCGGCGCGCTCGTGCTCGGCCTCGGCCTGGGCTTCACGTTCGTGCCGCTGTCCAGCCTCGCGCTGGTCGGCGTGCCCGAGCACGACGCCGGGGCGGCCAGCGCCACGCTGAACGCGACGCAGCAGGTCGGCGGGTCGCTGGGGGCGGCGCTGCTGAGCACGTTCGCGCTGAACGCGTCGGCGTCGTACCTGACCGAGCACATCGCCGACGGGCCGCTGCCGCTGGTCCAGGCGAACGCGGCGGTGCACGGGTACACGGTGGCGTTTGCGTGGGGCGGCGGGCTGCTGGTCTTCTCGGCGCTGGTGATCCTGCTGCTGATCAAGGTCAACAAGAAGGACCTGCCCACCGAGGGCGCCATCCACGTCGGCTGA
- a CDS encoding MBL fold metallo-hydrolase, whose product MRLTIVGCSGSVPGPDSASSCYLVEQDGYRLLLDLGTGAAGPLQRHCAPEQVDAVAISHAHNDHYYDLNALSYLRQRVGAGPLDVYGPANLPGALGWSDEAVLRLHPVAPPGPLALGPFAVRVARVEHGMESYAYRVGDGVCFTGDTAPCAELDKLADGCAIVLAEACGYERDSVPRHLSAADAGLLAARAGARLLVLTHLRSWLDHDRLLAEAVAVAGCPVVLATPGLRLHA is encoded by the coding sequence ATGAGGCTGACGATCGTCGGCTGCTCGGGTTCGGTGCCGGGCCCGGACAGCGCGAGCTCGTGCTACCTGGTCGAGCAGGACGGATACCGGCTGCTGCTGGACCTGGGCACCGGCGCGGCCGGGCCGCTGCAACGCCACTGCGCGCCGGAGCAGGTGGACGCGGTGGCCATCAGCCACGCCCACAACGACCACTACTACGACCTGAACGCGCTGTCGTACCTGCGGCAGCGGGTCGGCGCCGGGCCGCTGGACGTGTACGGCCCGGCGAACCTGCCCGGCGCGCTGGGCTGGAGCGACGAGGCGGTGCTGCGGCTGCACCCGGTCGCGCCGCCGGGCCCGCTGGCGCTGGGCCCGTTCGCGGTACGGGTCGCGCGGGTCGAGCACGGGATGGAGTCGTACGCGTACCGCGTCGGCGACGGCGTCTGCTTCACCGGCGACACCGCCCCCTGCGCCGAGCTGGACAAGCTGGCCGACGGCTGCGCGATCGTGCTCGCCGAGGCGTGCGGCTACGAGCGCGACAGCGTGCCGCGCCACCTCAGCGCCGCCGACGCCGGGCTGCTCGCGGCCCGCGCGGGCGCCCGCCTGCTCGTCCTCACCCATCTGCGGTCGTGGCTGGACCACGACCGCCTGCTGGCCGAGGCCGTCGCCGTTGCCGGCTGCCCGGTCGTGCTGGCCACCCCGGGACTGCGCCTGCACGCCTGA
- a CDS encoding fasciclin domain-containing protein, whose amino-acid sequence MYRTKKLTAAASLVALSLSLALAACGGETMTANPQAKQTETGAPMMSPSMPMMSPGGGMGAGGTFGTGCAALPTDPANPGSTAMMAQQPLAAAAAGNPLLSTLVSAATKAGLVDTLNSAPELTVFAPTNEAFQKVPKADLDKVMADPELLKKVLTYHVVTGTITPEQLDGSHKTVEGQDLKIAGSGTDFKVNDTAAITCGNIKTKNGTVYVIDGVLMPPA is encoded by the coding sequence ATGTACCGCACCAAGAAGCTCACCGCGGCGGCAAGCCTCGTCGCGCTGTCGCTGTCACTGGCCCTGGCCGCCTGCGGCGGCGAGACGATGACCGCGAACCCGCAGGCCAAGCAGACCGAGACGGGCGCGCCCATGATGAGCCCGAGCATGCCCATGATGAGCCCCGGCGGCGGCATGGGCGCGGGCGGCACGTTCGGCACCGGCTGCGCGGCCCTGCCCACCGACCCGGCCAACCCGGGCAGCACCGCGATGATGGCCCAGCAGCCGCTGGCCGCCGCCGCGGCGGGCAACCCGCTGCTGTCCACCCTGGTCAGCGCCGCCACCAAGGCGGGGCTGGTCGACACGCTCAACTCCGCGCCGGAGCTGACCGTGTTCGCCCCGACCAACGAGGCGTTCCAGAAGGTGCCCAAGGCCGACCTCGACAAGGTCATGGCCGACCCGGAGCTGCTCAAGAAGGTGCTGACCTACCACGTCGTCACCGGCACGATCACGCCCGAGCAGCTCGACGGCTCGCACAAGACCGTCGAGGGCCAGGACCTGAAGATCGCCGGCAGCGGCACCGACTTCAAGGTCAACGACACCGCGGCGATCACCTGCGGCAACATCAAGACCAAGAACGGCACCGTGTACGTCATCGACGGCGTGCTCATGCCCCCGGCCTGA
- a CDS encoding inorganic phosphate transporter has product MALVFAALATGFVFVCGANDGAALLSLALRREVPLAGVLAVLLTAIVVGPALFGLAVARTFTDRLVDARAVRGPLILLAGVAVALALVLLLTWRGVPTSLTLAVLGGLAGAGAGVGVPPVWSTLGLVLAVAAAAPLLGGLLGYLLGLAARRLPTSARLPGALRYAHVTAFAGQSLAYAANDGQKMFAVVGVALAAAHRARGMLAPSLPVLCGTALVFAAGAVLSLRRIARGATAGLLPPRPWHVVSAEVAAATAVLGSAGFGVPVSMTQSAAAGLVGAGASCGVRRVRWQFATPVMTAWLVTLPASLALGYAVGLVLREVAA; this is encoded by the coding sequence ATGGCACTCGTGTTCGCGGCGCTGGCCACCGGGTTCGTCTTCGTCTGCGGCGCCAACGACGGCGCCGCGCTGCTGTCCCTGGCGCTGCGCCGCGAGGTCCCGCTGGCCGGCGTGCTCGCCGTCCTGCTGACCGCGATCGTGGTCGGCCCCGCCCTGTTCGGGCTCGCCGTGGCGCGCACCTTCACCGACCGCCTCGTCGACGCCCGCGCCGTACGCGGACCGCTGATCCTGCTCGCCGGGGTCGCCGTCGCGCTGGCCCTGGTGCTGCTGCTCACCTGGCGCGGCGTGCCCACCAGCCTGACCCTGGCGGTGCTCGGCGGCCTGGCCGGGGCCGGGGCCGGGGTCGGCGTGCCGCCGGTCTGGTCCACCCTCGGCCTGGTGCTGGCCGTCGCGGCCGCGGCGCCGCTGCTGGGCGGGCTGCTCGGCTACCTGCTCGGCCTGGCCGCCCGGCGGCTGCCCACCAGCGCCCGGCTGCCCGGCGCGCTGCGCTACGCCCATGTCACCGCGTTCGCCGGGCAGAGTCTGGCGTACGCGGCCAACGACGGGCAGAAGATGTTCGCCGTCGTCGGCGTCGCCCTGGCCGCCGCGCACCGGGCCCGGGGCATGCTCGCCCCGTCGCTGCCGGTGCTGTGCGGGACCGCGCTCGTCTTCGCCGCCGGGGCGGTGCTGAGCCTGCGCCGCATCGCCCGGGGCGCCACCGCCGGGCTGCTGCCCCCGCGCCCCTGGCACGTGGTGTCGGCGGAGGTCGCCGCGGCGACGGCGGTGCTGGGCAGCGCGGGGTTCGGCGTGCCGGTGAGCATGACCCAGTCCGCCGCGGCCGGGCTCGTCGGCGCGGGCGCCAGCTGCGGGGTGCGCCGGGTCCGCTGGCAGTTCGCCACCCCGGTGATGACCGCGTGGCTGGTCACCCTCCCGGCCAGCCTCGCCCTCGGCTACGCCGTGGGCCTCGTCCTGCGGGAGGTGGCGGCATGA
- a CDS encoding M23 family metallopeptidase: MGAGVGSAAVRLPLLVTGAVALATLAACGTAPAAAPAFVPATSAAASPAPSAAPSPSLSPSPSGYQGKYVYPVLGNTSYGHTHHDYPATDVMAKCGAQVVAAVDGVVLEVERVNRYDPKKDDGALRGGLHISILGDDGLRYYGSHFSAIEAGINPGVRVTAGQKIAKVGETGLASACHLHFGISPVCARTGDWWNRRGVIWPWKYLDSWKKGGQKSPVAEITAWEKKNGCPTKPTAP; the protein is encoded by the coding sequence ATGGGCGCGGGGGTAGGGTCGGCTGCTGTGCGCCTCCCCCTTCTCGTAACCGGCGCGGTCGCGCTGGCCACCCTCGCCGCCTGCGGCACCGCTCCGGCCGCCGCGCCCGCGTTCGTCCCCGCGACCAGCGCCGCCGCGAGCCCCGCGCCGTCGGCCGCGCCCAGCCCTTCCCTCAGCCCGAGCCCGAGCGGCTACCAGGGCAAGTACGTGTACCCGGTGCTCGGCAACACGTCGTACGGGCACACCCACCACGACTACCCGGCCACCGATGTCATGGCCAAGTGCGGTGCCCAGGTCGTGGCGGCCGTCGACGGGGTGGTGCTGGAGGTCGAGCGCGTCAACCGGTACGACCCGAAGAAGGACGACGGCGCCCTGCGCGGCGGCCTGCACATCTCGATCCTCGGCGACGACGGGCTGCGCTACTACGGGTCGCACTTCTCCGCGATCGAGGCGGGGATCAACCCGGGGGTGCGGGTCACCGCCGGGCAGAAGATCGCCAAGGTGGGTGAGACCGGGCTGGCCAGCGCCTGCCACCTGCACTTCGGCATCTCGCCGGTGTGCGCGCGTACCGGGGACTGGTGGAACCGGCGCGGGGTGATCTGGCCGTGGAAGTACCTGGACTCGTGGAAGAAGGGCGGGCAGAAGTCGCCGGTCGCCGAGATCACGGCCTGGGAGAAGAAGAACGGCTGCCCGACCAAGCCCACCGCCCCCTGA